A single genomic interval of Arctopsyche grandis isolate Sample6627 chromosome 8, ASM5162203v2, whole genome shotgun sequence harbors:
- the LOC143915823 gene encoding transmembrane protein 17A, translating into MNWREAVTDFSTNIFKDLPPKYTSYEIGKYEPCPSMPLQMFLFLNVFMFPFWIVTTIIFLYLKFQCLGHLTQFLSITVFIMIIFIELMRLYLGYTGNLSEKIPELAGFWMLSILLQLPLHTFLLINPYLQQRPVELTLNGVMWLLLLAELFTGFHALREAAARAKRYFALKTHLRATSNKAKVA; encoded by the exons ATGAATTGGAGAGAAGCTGTGACAGATTtttctacaaatatttttaaagacttACCACCAAAATACACTTCATATGAAATTG GTAAATATGAACCGTGTCCGAGCATGCCGCTGCAGATGTTTTTATTTctcaatgtatttatgtttccaTTTTGGATTGTTACTACaatcatatttttatacttaaag TTTCAATGCCTTGGACATCTCACACAATTTTTATCCATAACtgtgtttattatgattatattcaTTGAACTTATGAGATTATACTTGGGTTACACGGGAAACTTATCAGAAAAG attCCAGAATTAGCTGGGTTTTGGatgctttcaattttattacaacTACCACTTCACACATTTTTATTGATCAATCCATATCTTCAACAAAGACCCGTTGAATTGACTCTTAACGGTGTCATGTGGTTATTGTTATTGGCCGAACTGTTTACTGGATTTCATGCATTGAGAGAAGCAGCAGCTAGAGCTAAAAGATATTTTGCATTGAAAACTCACTTACGAGCTACATCCAATAAAGCAAAGGTGGCGTAA
- the LOC143915231 gene encoding glycolipid transfer protein: MAGGETTGENFFNTIQKPFPDVVDGKLDTEKFLEAANGTVTLLEHMGRGFTPMARDLSGNVGKLTKVYLSDKLKNSTINDMLIAERDEGKNNVAAEALIWYTRSIHYLELLLDKLLDEEENGSSDIKEILNNAYATAVKPYHKWLTQQAVTLVARASGMFISKASICRALNTSSDKDEFQKDYKAFVCNLNVVRCHVQHFLTQENLDNKTPV; this comes from the exons ATGGCTGGCGGTGAGACGACGGGTGAAAATTTCTTCAACACCATCCAGAAGCCATTCCCGGATGTCGTCGATGGAAAACTCGACACGGAGAAGTTCCTGGAAGCGGCCAACGGAACGGTAACTCTGCTTG AGCACATGGGAAGAGGCTTTACTCCCATGGCAAGAGACTTAAGTGGAAATGTAGGG aAATTAACAAAAGTTTATCTCTCAGATAAACtgaaaaattcaacaattaatGATATGTTAATAGCAGAAAGAGACGAGGGAAAAAATAATGTTGCTGCTGAAGCTCTTATATGGTATAcgag GAGTATACACTATTTGGAATTATTGCTCGATAAACTTTTGGACGAAGAAGAGAATGGTTCATCAGACATAAAAGAAATTCTAAATAATGCTTATGCAACAGCCGTAAAACCATACCATAAGTGGTTAACGCAACAAGCTGTCACT TTGGTCGCTCGTGCATCGGGAATGTTTATTTCCAAAGCCTCCATTTGCAGAGCTTTAAATACATCAAGTGATAAAGATGAGTTTCAAAAAGATTATAAGGCGTTTGTTTGTAATTTGAATGTAGTCAGATGTCATGTTCAACATTTTCTTACACAAGAAAATCTAGATAACAAAACACCCGTTTGA
- the LOC143915230 gene encoding uncharacterized protein LOC143915230, translating to MVMDFLNNNPAPLSVPASPGLITLANVKDDECFNYSLVLVKGNVPWRSEKTEDNKIYATVLYNSETTSSTWDVINGEFKCIFDLKRGKNHITLQYETDSRDLVFEYTPRRTNLRVTPVYIVCQGHDGRFQSPRDVDSSVESACSRIATGAKLIQCVMAEKLYELGMGRKTFQLEHEINPKKPECIVFRSNLNVNKARKMKESELWCHFGRELMLSDLGSNERKFMAFISCTRFKGMDNIDKVLTHEEIVSMTEGHAALGGGGLAVFGSACLYTWPTTFEQIIPKFLDTTIIDAKRFMDDSCYRGTIGGCFATTLGSVCHELGHTFDLGHTKDGIMGRGFDHFDRVFTAGDRRGLVYKDANLNFSGKPTQHTTVSLTRSINVTMNVGEPIRTLGPRSKTTLGNFISLNNDILRRGPNVTPINRLPFNATLSNKHDPKRNSIIRMSNDYTYWTKSCGVFLSYHRWFNNEYGREREAITRYLKFDKNKMMILSTAGIRVVEVREESTGMVIDSYEFTEPNPEKRFLIPFTSAAKNKILVIVVEDDLGNVLKQLFSY from the exons ATG GTGATGGACTTTTTGAATAACAACCCGGCGCCGCTGTCGGTGCCGGCGTCGCCCGGTCTAATAACCCTCGCCAACGTCAAGGATGACGAATGTTTTAATTACTCTCTAGTCCTagtcaagggcaacgtcccatGGCGGAGTGAAAAAACGGAAGACAACAAAATATACGCAACCGTATTGTACAATTCGGAGACGACGTCTTCCACTTGGGACGTCATAAACGGCGAATTCAAATGCATATTCGATCTGAAGAGGGGCAAGAATCACATAACGCTGCAGTACGAAACGGATTCGCGCGATCTCGTTTTCGAATACACGCCTCGACGGACGAATCTGAGGGTGACACCGGTGTATATTGTGTGCCAAGGACACGATGGAAGATTTCAGAGTCCTAGAGACGTAGATAGCTCCGTGGAAAGTGCTTGTTCCAGAATCGCCACTGGCGCCAAATTGATTCAGTGCGTCATGGCGGAAAAACTGTACGAACTCGGAATGGGCAGAAAAACTTTCCAATTGGAACACGAAATAAATCCGAAGAAACCGGAATGCATAGTATTTAGAAGTAACTTGAACGTGAACAAAGCACGAAAGATGAAGGAGAGCGAACTGTGGTGTCATTTCGGTCGCGAGCTGATGCTCTCCGATTTGGGAAGCAACGAGAGGAAGTTCATGGCGTTTATATCGTGCACGCGGTTCAAAGGTATGGACAATATAGACAAAGTGCTCACTCATGAGGAAATAGTCTCCATGACGGAAGGACACGCCGCTTTGGGTGGTGGAGGACTAGCCGTTTTCGGGTCGGCATGTCTGTATACGTGGCCCACGACCTTTGAACAAATAATCCCCAAGTTTTTGGACACCACGATAATCGACGCCAAAAGATTTATGGACGACAGCTGCTACCGTGGCACTATAGGAGGCTGTTTCGCCACTACTTTAGGCTCGGTATGTCACGAATTAGGACACACTTTCGATTTGGGTCACACCAAAGACGGTATAATGGGGAGGGGGTTCGATCACTTCGATCGAGTTTTCACAGCTGGCGATCGTAGAGGCCTCGTTTACAAAGATGCAAATTTGAATTTCAGCGGAAAACCCACCCAACACACCACAGTTTCGTTGACACGGAGTATAAACGTGACTATGAACGTGGGCGAGCCGATCAGAACGCTAGGACCTAGGAGCAAAACAACATTGGGAAATTTCATATCGCTGAACAACGATATTTTGAGGCGAGGCCCCAACGTAACTCCAATCAATCGATTGCCCTTCAATGCGACTCTCAGCAATAAACACGATCCAAAGCGGAATTCGATAATTAGAATGAGCAACGATTACACTTACTGGACTAAAAGTTGTGGGGTGTTTTTGAGCTACCACAGATGGTTCAACAACGAGTATGGCAGAGAGAGAGAGGCCATCACTAGGTATCTGAAGTTCGATAAGAATAAGATGATGATACTGTCGACGGCAGGAATTAGGGTCGTCGAAGTGAGAGAAGAGTCCACAGGGATGGTGATCGATTCGTACGAATTCACAGAACCGAACCCTGAAAAGCGATTTCTCATTCCATTCACATCGGCCGCTAAAAATAAGATATTGGTGATAGTCGTCGAAGACGACCTCGGCAACGTTCTCAAACAACTATTTTCCTATTAA